The sequence below is a genomic window from Dyadobacter chenwenxiniae.
TCGCTTACCGTTTCGTTGAAGGCGGTTAATATGACTTTAAATTTCCCAGCTTTGTTGAACGTATGCTTTGGAGATTGTTCTGTATTCACCGTGCTGCTATCCCCAAACTCCCACTTGAATGTTTGTGCATTCTTAGAAAGATTGGTGAAACCAACCTCGCACGGTGCCTGACAATTGTTGCCCGTGAAACTAAATTCCGCTACCGGAGCAATGGGTGCCGTAATAGTGATGGTTTTTTCTGCGCTGTGGCTGCCATATTTTGCATTACGGATGGTCATTACAACCTGGTACTTACCTGCTTTGTCAAAAGTAAAAGTAGGATCCTGGTCTGATGAAAAGCTCGCGCTATCCTTGAATGCCCAGTCGTATTCCCAATTGTAAACACCTTTATTTACTGACAAATCTTTGAATTCGACCTTACATGGCGCCTGGCAGTCCGTAATCGATGCTTCGAAATCCACCTTTGGAGCACCGGGCTCCTGCATTGAACAGGCGACGGTTACTAATGCAATGAGTATGAGGGCTATCTTGGAAATCATTTCCGTCGGATTTAGAAATCAATTAAAACTGGTAAGTCAAATGAACCCCGGCATATCGTTGGG
It includes:
- a CDS encoding PKD domain-containing protein; this translates as MISKIALILIALVTVACSMQEPGAPKVDFEASITDCQAPCKVEFKDLSVNKGVYNWEYDWAFKDSASFSSDQDPTFTFDKAGKYQVVMTIRNAKYGSHSAEKTITITAPIAPVAEFSFTGNNCQAPCEVGFTNLSKNAQTFKWEFGDSSTVNTEQSPKHTFNKAGKFKVILTAFNETVSDTAAKVVTIITASKVLEADFDIVAKDTTRSDSAVYSFVNKSKNATSYLWDFGDKSRVKVDSPTHAFPRSAKDVTYNISLSAISGSEMKKKTKALIIRKK